A single genomic interval of Alcaligenes sp. SDU_A2 harbors:
- a CDS encoding copper chaperone PCu(A)C — MQRTFISSLIGLALLGAASLAQAQVTVAEPWVRATVAGQQATGAFMALQSTDQAKLVGVRSPLTQQAEIHEMVMDKDVMRMRQVQHIDLPAGKAVELKPGSYHIMLMGLKQQVNAGSNVDLTLLIETAAGQKQEIAVRAPVRALNAKSGQGHHDGHGHKAH, encoded by the coding sequence ATGCAACGCACATTTATCTCCTCTCTGATCGGCCTGGCTTTGCTGGGCGCTGCCTCGTTGGCTCAGGCCCAAGTCACTGTTGCCGAACCCTGGGTGCGGGCCACCGTGGCCGGCCAGCAAGCCACCGGTGCCTTCATGGCGCTACAGTCCACCGACCAGGCTAAGCTGGTCGGCGTGCGCAGTCCCCTGACCCAACAGGCGGAAATCCACGAAATGGTCATGGACAAGGACGTCATGCGCATGCGCCAAGTCCAACACATCGACTTGCCGGCCGGCAAAGCGGTAGAACTGAAGCCCGGCAGCTACCACATCATGCTGATGGGACTGAAGCAGCAGGTCAACGCGGGAAGCAATGTAGATTTGACTCTATTGATCGAAACCGCCGCCGGCCAGAAACAGGAAATCGCCGTACGCGCTCCGGTGCGTGCCCTTAATGCCAAGTCCGGCCAGGGCCACCATGACGGACACGGTCATAAAGCACATTGA
- a CDS encoding HAD-IB family hydrolase — protein sequence MLVAFDFDGTITDRDSLQDFVRRMRGWTVCLKAYLACLPRLLWLDRGPVRRQAIKARFLASALAGLDRDQLQALADVYVREYLPGLLRPEMLERLRAHRRRGDTVVLVSASPSLYLQVWAHQEGIAQVLATELAFDGQGRFSGLGSPNCWGEEKVRRLQMWLGQESVSLDMAYGDSQGDAAMLARARLPWLRTRDAGLPELSF from the coding sequence GTGCTGGTTGCATTTGATTTCGATGGCACGATTACCGACAGGGACAGTTTGCAGGACTTTGTGCGGCGCATGCGCGGCTGGACCGTATGCCTGAAGGCGTATCTGGCTTGTCTGCCCCGCCTGCTGTGGCTGGATCGTGGCCCGGTGCGTCGTCAGGCCATCAAGGCGCGGTTTTTGGCCAGCGCCTTGGCGGGACTGGATCGTGACCAGTTGCAGGCGCTGGCGGATGTGTATGTGCGCGAGTATCTGCCTGGGCTTTTGCGTCCGGAAATGCTGGAGCGCCTACGGGCGCACCGCCGTCGTGGGGATACGGTGGTACTGGTCAGTGCCTCGCCGTCACTGTATTTGCAGGTTTGGGCGCATCAGGAAGGGATAGCGCAGGTCCTGGCGACCGAGTTGGCGTTTGATGGCCAGGGCCGTTTTTCGGGTCTGGGCAGCCCCAATTGCTGGGGCGAGGAAAAAGTGCGGCGCCTGCAAATGTGGCTGGGTCAAGAGTCGGTCAGCCTGGATATGGCGTATGGCGATAGCCAGGGCGATGCCGCCATGCTGGCGCGGGCCCGCTTGCCGTGGCTGCGCACACGTGACGCCGGTTTGCCGGAGCTGTCGTTTTGA
- a CDS encoding SCO family protein: MKASHPRRRLLLGLLATPFVLAACKDSTPKQAAFSNLEGVNLSSADFGKDFALTDTEGQRRTLADYRGKVVLIFFGFTQCPDVCPTALTRAVDIKEQLGKDGDKIQVLFISVDPERDSNELLRAYMQAFDPGFVALRPTQEELAKTAQDFKVFYQKVPTGSSYTMDHSALTYVYDTHGKLQIALRHTQTTEEAVADLRQVLALSH; this comes from the coding sequence ATGAAGGCTTCACACCCTCGCCGCCGACTGCTGCTCGGCCTGCTGGCCACGCCCTTTGTGCTGGCCGCCTGCAAAGACAGCACGCCCAAACAGGCGGCCTTCAGCAATCTGGAAGGCGTCAACCTGAGCAGTGCGGATTTCGGCAAAGACTTCGCCCTGACCGACACCGAAGGACAACGGCGCACCCTGGCCGATTATCGCGGCAAGGTCGTGCTGATCTTCTTTGGCTTTACCCAATGCCCCGATGTCTGCCCCACCGCGCTGACGCGCGCCGTGGACATCAAAGAGCAATTGGGCAAGGACGGCGACAAAATCCAGGTTCTGTTCATTTCCGTAGACCCGGAACGCGACAGCAACGAGCTGCTGCGGGCCTATATGCAGGCGTTCGATCCGGGTTTCGTGGCCTTGCGGCCCACACAGGAAGAACTGGCCAAGACCGCCCAGGATTTCAAGGTCTTCTACCAGAAAGTGCCCACCGGCTCGAGCTACACCATGGACCACAGCGCGCTGACCTATGTCTACGACACACACGGCAAGCTGCAGATCGCCCTGCGCCATACGCAGACTACCGAAGAAGCGGTAGCCGACCTGCGCCAGGTGCTGGCTCTGTCCCACTGA
- a CDS encoding HdeD family acid-resistance protein: MTPSPEHRPSSELLRHLPLKPGWLIGLGIALIVLGLIALAYVVGATVASVVYIGVLMALGGVLQLAHAWSAKGWKGFLLWSLSGVLYLLAGVVAISNPLVGATILTLIFGAFLIASGFLRLWVWFQNRAQAGGGWLAFSGLITLAAGLIIAAGWPGNSIWVLGLILGIDLLTQGWAILLLGMAVKRSDS, encoded by the coding sequence ATGACCCCTAGTCCTGAACACCGCCCCTCTTCCGAACTGCTGCGCCATCTCCCCCTGAAACCCGGATGGCTGATCGGCTTGGGCATCGCCCTGATCGTGCTGGGCCTGATTGCCCTGGCCTATGTCGTGGGGGCCACGGTCGCCAGCGTGGTCTATATCGGCGTGCTGATGGCCCTGGGCGGCGTGCTGCAACTGGCCCATGCCTGGAGCGCCAAAGGCTGGAAGGGCTTTCTGCTCTGGAGTCTGAGCGGCGTGCTCTACCTGCTGGCCGGCGTGGTCGCCATCAGCAATCCATTGGTGGGTGCCACCATCCTGACCCTGATCTTCGGGGCCTTCCTGATCGCCTCCGGTTTTCTGCGCCTGTGGGTCTGGTTCCAGAACCGCGCCCAGGCCGGCGGCGGCTGGCTGGCTTTTTCTGGTCTGATTACCTTGGCGGCCGGCCTGATCATTGCCGCCGGCTGGCCGGGCAACAGCATCTGGGTACTGGGCCTGATTCTAGGCATAGACCTGCTGACCCAAGGCTGGGCAATTTTGCTGCTGGGCATGGCGGTCAAACGCAGCGATTCATAA
- a CDS encoding DJ-1/PfpI family protein — MSKKILMICGDYCEDYETMVPFQTLLAVGHRVDAVCPDKKAGDTIATAIHDFEGEQTYSEKRGHNFRLNADFDAVRGQDYDALLIPGGRGPEYLRLNPRVIELVRHFFDADKPVAAVCHGAQLLAAAGVLKGRECSAYPACRPDVELAGGRYADIAVDQAVTDGKLVTAPAWPAHPQWLAQFLAVLGTTISH, encoded by the coding sequence ATGAGCAAGAAGATTCTGATGATCTGCGGTGATTATTGCGAAGACTACGAGACCATGGTGCCGTTCCAGACTTTGTTGGCCGTGGGCCATCGTGTGGATGCCGTCTGCCCGGATAAGAAAGCGGGCGATACGATCGCAACGGCTATTCACGACTTCGAGGGTGAGCAGACCTATTCGGAAAAGCGTGGCCACAATTTTCGTCTGAATGCCGACTTTGATGCGGTGCGCGGTCAAGACTACGATGCGCTGCTGATTCCTGGCGGGCGCGGCCCCGAATACCTGCGTCTGAATCCCCGCGTCATCGAGCTGGTGCGTCATTTTTTTGATGCCGACAAACCGGTGGCGGCGGTATGCCACGGTGCCCAATTGCTGGCAGCGGCCGGGGTGCTGAAAGGGCGGGAGTGTTCGGCGTATCCTGCCTGTCGTCCCGATGTGGAGCTGGCAGGCGGACGTTATGCCGATATCGCGGTCGACCAAGCCGTGACCGATGGCAAACTGGTGACTGCCCCGGCCTGGCCCGCGCATCCGCAATGGCTGGCCCAGTTTCTGGCCGTGCTGGGCACGACAATATCGCACTAA